A genomic window from Triticum urartu cultivar G1812 chromosome 7, Tu2.1, whole genome shotgun sequence includes:
- the LOC125518125 gene encoding cysteine-rich receptor-like protein kinase 7 — MTDGGEGNELAALEKVLLDESADPVDLPFSLLKAITGNFSEDNKIGRGGFGAVYKGVLPSGHTIAVKKLFEQFEILDKNFACEIACLVGVKHKNTVRFLGYCSETQHVMRLYEGRSVWADVRQRLLCFEYLPKGCLADYLSDASCRLQWTTCYQIIKGICDGVHYLHQQRIIHMDLKPQNVLLDNNIVPRIADFGLSRLLSGSQSRAITDHKLGTMGYMAPEFFNNGEITFKTDIYSLGVIIMKILMGHKESSSVKEVVESWADMFGTLNSHISLKQVKACAEIGIECTNYYPVNRPAIWFIITRVALSPFPRVTLSRATGLPVRLPPLSIRALATAGDGRRVPRAAADEGGGEALGRDAARARA; from the exons ATGACGGATGGCGGTGAAGGCAACGAACTTGCTGCTCTGGAGAAAGTGTTGCTCGACGAAAGTGCGGATCCTGTCGATCTGCCTTTCTCGCTTCTCAAGGCAATCACAGGAAACTTCTCTGAAGATAATAAAATTGGCAGAGGCGGATTCGGAGCGGTTTACAAG GGCGTCCTTCCAAGTGGTCATACCATTGCAGTGAAGAAGCTCTTTGAGCAATTCGAGATACTGGACAAGAATTTCGCATGTGAGATCGCCTGTCTTGTTGGGGTCAAGCACAAGAACACAGTGCGATTCCTCGGATATTGCTCGGAGACGCAACACGTGATGAGGCTGTATGAGGGGAGGAGTGTCTGGGCAGACGTGCGCCAGAGGTTGCTCTGCTTCGAGTACCTACCGAAAGGGTGCCTTGCTGACTATCTCTCCG ATGCATCGTGTCGACTCCAGTGGACCACATGTTACCAAATAATAAAGGGGATCTGTGACGGCGTACATTATCTTCACCAACAGCGTATTATTCACATGGACCTCAAACCTCAGAATGTACTATTGGATAATAACATCGTGCCTAGAATTGCGGATTTTGGTCTATCACGGCTCTTAAGTGGAAGCCAGAGTCGGGCTATTACTGATCACAAGCTTGGGACAAT GGGATATATGGCACCAGAATTCTTCAATAATGGAGAAATCACTTTCAAGACAGACATTTATAGTTTGGGTGTTATAATCATGAAGATCCTTATGGGACATAAGGAGAGCTCCAGTGTTAAGGAG GTAGTTGAAAGCTGGGCGGACATGTTTGGGACATTAAATAGTCATATATCATTGAAACAAGTAAAGGCATGTGCCGAGATAGGGATAGAATGCACAAACTATTACCCAGTGAACAGGCCGGCTATATGGTTTATCATTACAAGGGTCGCCCTCTCCCCGTTCCCTCGCGTCACCCTCTCGAGGGCGACCGGTCTCCCCGTCCGCCTCCCCCCCCTCTCGATTCGTGCCCTCGCCACCGCCGGAGACGGGCGCCGGGTCCCCCGCGCGGCCGCCGATGAGGGTGGCGGCGAGGCCCTCGGCCGCGACGCCGCTCGGGCTCGGGCTTAG
- the LOC125521032 gene encoding BTB/POZ and MATH domain-containing protein 2-like, whose protein sequence is MANNSTSSVNKPISETSSRCLTECVTIAHNFEVTKYSLLEGMGIGKFVTSSTFSVGGYEWNILIYPDGSNEEDKAAYMSAFLCFCRGATAGVKVKYTLSLLEKDGTASVMGGERRTFPPVGETWGWAMFIDKSKLKELLSRNDDCFTIRCVLTVIKDTRTEDASTAVVPLPPSDLHTHFANMLKDGHGMDVTFSVGGQLFSAHRCVLAARSSVFKAELFGQMKETSSKCIEIDDMETTIFEALLHFIYTDSLPSNWDLDQNVELQHLLVAADRYGLDRLKAMCEGKLCQRIDVQTVATTLALAEQHHALQLKGACLTYLSSQGVLRAVKETDGFKHLAASCPWIMMDILDKVAPPS, encoded by the coding sequence ATGGCCAACAACTCAACTTCTTCAGTTAACAAGCCAATATCCGAGACCTCCTCGAGATGCCTGACAGAGTGTGTCACCATCGCCCACAACTTCGAGGTGACTAAATACTCGCTGCTCGAGGGTATGGGTATTGGCAAGTTCGTTACCTCGAGCACATTCAGCGTCGGTGGCTACGAGTGGAACATCCTGATCTACCCTGATGGGAGCAATGAGGAGGACAAAGCTGCCTACATGTCGGCCTTCCTGTGTTTCTGTAGGGGGGCAACAGCCGGTGTCAAGGTGAAGTACACTTTGAGTTTATTGGAGAAAGATGGGACAGCTAGTGTTATGGGGGGCGAAAGACGTACCTTTCCGCCGGTAGGTGAGACTTGGGGCTGGGCCATGTTTATTGACAAGTCTAAGCTGAAGGAACTGCTATCCCGCAATGACGACTGCTTCACAATCAGGTGTGTTTTGACCGTCATAAAAGACACTCGCACGGAAGATGCAAGCACAGCCGTAGTACCACTCCCACCGTCGGACCTGCACACACACTTTGCAAACATGTTGAAGGATGGACACGGCATGGATGTGACATTCAGTGTTGGCGGCCAACTCTTCAGTGCACACAGATGCGTGTTGGCCGCCCGATCATCTGTCTTCAAGGCTGAACTTTTTGGTCAGATGAAGGAGACTTCTTCGAAATGCATTGAGATTGATGATATGGAGACAACCATCTTCGAGGCACTTCTTCACTTTATATACACAGACTCATTGCCTAGTAACTGGGATTTGGATCAGAATGTGGAATTGCAGCACTTGCTGGTTGCCGCAGATCGGTATGGACTTGACCGGTTAAAGGCTATGTGTGAAGGGAAGCTATGCCAGAGAATCGATGTGCAAACAGTTGCAACCACCCTTGCGTTAGCGGAGCAGCACCACGCCTTGCAACTCAAGGGTGCTTGTCTCACATACCTTTCTTCACAGGGGGTGCTTCGAGCTGTCAAGGAGACTGATGGATTCAAGCACCTCGCTGCAAGCTGCCCATGGATTATGATGGACATTTTAGACAAGGTCGCGCCACCATCGTGA